Proteins from a genomic interval of Bacteroides sp. AN502(2024):
- a CDS encoding IS66 family transposase, which produces MLTEEQEKALLEELEQLRQDKAALISRVSSLEQSLYWLRKKVFGRMSEKNLPLDPNQLFLFSKAEMSSMEISRMEEEVRKSDEEITRTIKVKEKPARKPLDTSSLAVEVVDLYPEGTTDGEGRLKDDFIEIGKEESSRLERVPAKLYILKTVRHKVISKSDMEKYPEERQILIHPLPLVPVSKCMAGASVLTDIIIGKFMYHLPFYRLIQQYRESGISISESTMCGWYEMAVEKLRLLYNLLKQKILSSEYIQVDESVIPVLDNEKHKAKKGYEWCVRDGITGDVMFHYDRGSRSGTVARELLGCYHGIVQCDGYAAYEQFEQVKGITMVGCWAHVRRKYVDALEENRTLATQAIHYIGKLYKIESEANDAGLTAEERKEKRISEAYPLILEFEKWLQDTYLRVLPKSRMGKAIEYTYTLLPRLSRYVNDGRIEIDDNRIENAIRPLALGRKNYLFCGNDASAYRAAIVYSLISTCKSAEVDPRIWMEDVLSKIPYYERDEKNMEELLPRNWVKSNQTCSE; this is translated from the coding sequence ATGCTTACAGAGGAACAGGAAAAAGCCTTATTGGAAGAATTAGAGCAGCTCCGTCAGGATAAAGCGGCGCTTATCAGCAGGGTTTCCTCACTGGAACAGTCGCTGTACTGGCTTCGGAAAAAAGTCTTTGGCCGGATGAGCGAGAAGAATCTTCCGCTTGATCCCAACCAACTGTTCCTGTTCTCAAAAGCTGAAATGTCCTCCATGGAAATATCCCGGATGGAGGAGGAAGTCCGCAAAAGCGATGAAGAAATCACCAGAACCATAAAAGTCAAGGAGAAGCCGGCCCGCAAGCCCTTGGATACATCTTCTCTTGCGGTAGAGGTTGTTGATCTTTACCCCGAAGGGACAACAGACGGGGAAGGCAGGCTTAAGGATGATTTCATTGAAATCGGAAAGGAAGAGAGTTCACGCCTGGAACGTGTTCCGGCAAAATTGTATATCCTGAAGACTGTCCGTCACAAAGTGATAAGTAAGTCCGATATGGAGAAATACCCCGAGGAAAGACAGATCCTGATTCACCCTCTACCTCTTGTTCCGGTCAGTAAATGTATGGCAGGCGCCTCGGTCCTGACAGACATTATCATCGGCAAGTTCATGTATCATCTCCCGTTCTATCGTCTGATACAGCAGTATCGCGAATCAGGAATCAGCATAAGCGAATCTACCATGTGCGGATGGTATGAAATGGCGGTGGAGAAACTCAGGTTGCTGTACAACCTGCTCAAACAGAAGATACTCTCCAGTGAGTATATACAAGTGGACGAGAGTGTCATTCCTGTGCTGGACAATGAGAAACATAAGGCGAAAAAGGGGTATGAGTGGTGCGTACGCGACGGCATCACGGGGGACGTCATGTTCCATTATGACCGTGGCAGCCGTTCGGGGACTGTAGCCCGTGAACTGCTGGGATGTTACCATGGCATTGTGCAATGTGACGGCTATGCAGCTTACGAACAGTTTGAGCAGGTGAAAGGAATCACTATGGTCGGCTGTTGGGCACATGTCAGAAGGAAGTACGTGGATGCCCTGGAAGAGAACAGGACCCTGGCCACACAGGCAATACACTACATCGGCAAGTTGTACAAGATAGAATCTGAAGCCAATGATGCAGGGCTCACAGCTGAAGAGCGTAAGGAAAAACGTATCAGTGAGGCCTATCCGCTGATACTTGAATTTGAAAAGTGGCTGCAGGACACCTATCTTAGAGTGCTTCCTAAAAGCCGTATGGGTAAAGCCATCGAATATACGTACACGCTCCTTCCAAGACTTTCCAGATACGTAAACGACGGAAGAATCGAAATTGATGACAACCGTATAGAAAATGCCATAAGACCTTTGGCTTTGGGAAGAAAGAACTATCTGTTCTGCGGAAACGATGCATCAGCATACAGAGCTGCCATCGTATACTCACTGATTTCAACCTGCAAATCAGCAGAAGTAGACCCCAGAATCTGGATGGAAGATGTCCTGAGCAAAATTCCATATTATGAAAGGGATGAGAAGAATATGGAAGAACTTCTACCACGTAATTGGGTAAAATCCAATCAAACTTGTTCCGAATAG
- a CDS encoding DUF262 domain-containing protein — MKEGEGIQLTIEGFAEDADRDLSKMHLPETMTEPFDPNEIRIIPQTLSIDNVIARIRNDEIDLNTEFQRKANLWKRDVQSRLIESLMLKLPLPAFYFDASEDDRWLIVDGLQRLSALKNFVIDENLPLIGLDILKDYDNKGLKFNDLPRIMQRRIMEANVTCFLISPGTPKKVKYNVFKRINTGALSLNDMEIRNALNQGQASTFLKKITEDAGFRKLIPLPNERMEDRELVLRCVAFIQTNYLKYESPLGAFLDRAMEKLQTTSLDELENIASSILRGIKIHTGIFGKDRFSRSVISDNIPRRLNSALFEVWVVILSKLTTLQIRKIYDNQISLRNEYKQLFGDKSFNDAVTTSTASKNAVINRFTKIESLIKKHIV; from the coding sequence ATGAAAGAAGGAGAAGGCATACAATTAACAATTGAAGGATTTGCTGAAGATGCGGATAGAGATTTGTCAAAGATGCATCTTCCAGAAACAATGACAGAGCCTTTTGACCCTAATGAGATTCGTATTATTCCACAAACGTTATCTATTGATAATGTGATTGCTCGTATTAGAAATGATGAAATAGATCTTAATACGGAATTCCAAAGGAAGGCTAATTTATGGAAACGTGATGTACAAAGTCGTTTAATAGAATCCCTTATGTTAAAACTTCCTTTGCCTGCATTTTATTTTGATGCTAGTGAAGATGATCGTTGGTTGATTGTTGACGGATTACAGCGACTATCTGCTTTGAAAAATTTTGTTATAGATGAGAATTTACCATTGATAGGATTAGATATATTAAAGGACTATGATAATAAGGGATTAAAATTTAATGATTTACCTCGAATTATGCAAAGGAGAATTATGGAGGCAAATGTAACTTGTTTCTTAATAAGTCCTGGTACACCTAAAAAAGTTAAGTATAATGTTTTTAAAAGAATTAATACAGGTGCATTATCTTTGAATGATATGGAAATTCGGAATGCACTAAATCAAGGGCAAGCTTCTACTTTTCTTAAAAAAATAACAGAAGATGCTGGCTTTCGCAAACTAATTCCATTACCTAATGAAAGGATGGAAGATCGTGAGTTGGTTTTACGGTGCGTAGCTTTTATACAAACAAACTATTTAAAATATGAAAGTCCTTTAGGTGCTTTCTTAGATCGTGCAATGGAGAAATTGCAAACAACTTCATTAGATGAGTTGGAGAATATTGCGAGCTCAATATTGCGAGGCATCAAGATTCATACTGGAATTTTTGGAAAAGATCGTTTTAGTAGGTCTGTGATTTCTGACAATATTCCCCGGCGCCTAAATAGTGCTTTATTTGAAGTATGGGTGGTAATTCTATCAAAATTAACAACGTTACAAATAAGAAAAATTTACGATAATCAAATTTCATTAAGAAATGAGTATAAACAGCTATTTGGGGATAAATCATTTAATGATGCTGTGACAACATCAACAGCTAGCAAAAATGCTGTAATTAATAGATTTACGAAAATAGAATCTTTAATAAAAAAACATATTGTATGA
- a CDS encoding transposase: MEKYPITARSLERYYHIDGDQFERQYKEYLSDYRMWDQLSHAANWLLFSENLGPYLSIDETSLSNGELYTIIINREAHGGKGAIVAIVKGTKADDVIAVLEQIPEEALRMVREVTLDLSESMRKIVRRCFTSAIRVIDRFHIQKLACDAVQEIRIGHRWEAIQEETDVRQEAKGLKKKYTPFTFENGDTRKELLARSRYLLFKSAEKWTEAQKLRATVLFREYPDIKRAYSLSHSLRMIFNKRSIKAGARTNLAKWYQEVEQSGFESFNTIAATLYDRSEEILNFYINRASNAAAESFNAKVKQFREQLRGVIDIPFFLYRLTKIYA, from the coding sequence TTGGAGAAATACCCGATTACGGCCCGCTCTCTTGAACGTTATTATCATATTGACGGTGATCAGTTTGAGCGGCAATATAAAGAGTATCTAAGTGACTACCGCATGTGGGATCAACTGTCCCATGCCGCAAACTGGCTGCTGTTTTCCGAGAACCTGGGACCGTACTTGAGTATTGATGAAACTTCCCTTTCTAATGGTGAGTTATATACTATAATCATCAACAGAGAGGCACACGGTGGTAAAGGTGCTATCGTGGCTATTGTCAAGGGTACCAAGGCTGACGATGTCATAGCTGTGCTAGAACAAATCCCTGAAGAAGCACTTCGGATGGTGCGGGAGGTCACTCTTGATTTGTCAGAAAGTATGCGCAAGATCGTTCGCAGATGTTTCACCTCGGCTATCCGTGTGATAGATCGCTTCCATATTCAAAAGCTGGCGTGTGATGCTGTACAGGAAATTAGAATCGGACACCGTTGGGAAGCTATACAAGAAGAGACTGATGTCAGGCAGGAAGCTAAAGGTCTGAAAAAGAAATATACCCCTTTTACCTTTGAGAATGGTGATACACGCAAGGAATTATTGGCAAGGAGCCGGTATCTGCTTTTCAAATCTGCTGAAAAATGGACTGAGGCACAGAAGCTCAGAGCTACAGTCTTATTCAGAGAATATCCGGATATTAAACGGGCATATTCACTTAGTCATTCTTTAAGAATGATTTTTAATAAACGATCGATAAAGGCAGGAGCAAGAACCAATTTAGCGAAGTGGTATCAAGAAGTAGAACAATCTGGATTTGAATCGTTTAACACAATAGCTGCTACATTATATGACAGAAGTGAGGAGATACTAAACTTCTATATTAATAGGGCATCAAATGCTGCTGCAGAATCATTTAATGCGAAAGTTAAACAGTTCAGAGAACAACTTAGAGGGGTTATAGACATACCCTTTTTCTTGTATAGACTAACTAAAATTTATGCATAA
- the tnpB gene encoding IS66 family insertion sequence element accessory protein TnpB (TnpB, as the term is used for proteins encoded by IS66 family insertion elements, is considered an accessory protein, since TnpC, encoded by a neighboring gene, is a DDE family transposase.), translating to MFSLNDSMRYLLYNRPTDMRKSFHTLSGIITDAMGQDPCNGNVYIFINRARDRIKLLHWEPGGMVLYSKLLEAGTLGKPDSANDNEVCTNIEWRELVMIVEGIMEARDSRRTRLENLQKLRK from the coding sequence ATGTTCAGCCTTAATGACAGTATGCGCTATCTGTTGTATAACCGCCCAACTGATATGCGCAAAAGCTTCCATACCCTCAGCGGTATCATCACCGACGCCATGGGTCAGGACCCCTGTAACGGCAACGTGTATATCTTCATAAACCGTGCCCGTGACCGTATAAAACTCCTGCATTGGGAGCCTGGCGGCATGGTGTTATATTCCAAACTTCTGGAAGCCGGTACCTTAGGTAAACCTGATTCTGCCAACGACAATGAGGTCTGTACAAATATAGAATGGCGGGAACTTGTCATGATAGTGGAGGGTATCATGGAAGCCCGTGACTCCCGTCGCACGAGACTTGAAAACCTGCAGAAACTTCGAAAATAG
- a CDS encoding DUF3696 domain-containing protein, whose protein sequence is MITSLFLKNFKAFSDVEINLSPLTLFCGKNGMGKSSLIQSLLILRQSYMADKSLSRLQLNGDLTNIGYGKDLYNIEGDGDIVFDIVFEKIRHLSLSYSLKSDSDILQLIKGNADSFNIGNLSLFNDKFQYLNAERITPKRTYEASPYAVEVLRTLGEKGQYAVHYLDKYKFDTIPNLNLKHPNAKSNTLLDNVNAWISEITSEVRVKPRFHPDLKISTLGYEFINQKDTTPEFTSVNTGFGITYVLPIIIALLNAQKGDLLIFENPESHLHPKGQVMLGKLISYAANDGVQILVESHSDHIFNGMRVAIKEKRILANNFSVYFFSRAEEGHSIYIEEPLVDSDGRLSFQPNDFFDEYTKQLSLLIQKD, encoded by the coding sequence ATGATCACTAGTCTATTTTTAAAGAATTTTAAAGCATTTAGTGACGTTGAGATTAATTTATCTCCTCTCACTTTATTCTGTGGTAAAAATGGGATGGGAAAATCTTCTTTAATACAAAGTTTATTAATACTGAGACAGTCTTACATGGCTGATAAGTCTTTGTCAAGACTTCAACTTAATGGCGATTTGACAAATATTGGTTATGGAAAGGACTTGTATAATATTGAAGGAGACGGAGATATTGTATTTGATATTGTTTTTGAGAAAATTAGACACCTCTCATTGTCTTATTCTCTTAAGTCTGATTCTGATATATTGCAGCTTATAAAAGGAAATGCTGATTCTTTTAATATTGGTAATTTGTCGTTGTTTAATGATAAATTTCAATATTTGAATGCTGAACGTATTACTCCTAAACGTACATATGAAGCGTCCCCATATGCTGTTGAAGTTTTAAGGACTTTGGGGGAAAAAGGACAATATGCAGTACATTATCTTGATAAATATAAGTTTGATACAATTCCTAATCTAAACTTAAAACATCCCAATGCTAAATCTAATACTCTATTAGATAATGTGAATGCATGGATCAGTGAAATAACTTCGGAAGTACGTGTAAAGCCTAGATTTCATCCTGATTTAAAAATATCTACATTAGGATATGAGTTTATTAATCAAAAAGATACAACGCCTGAATTTACATCCGTTAATACGGGGTTTGGCATTACATATGTACTTCCAATAATAATTGCACTTTTAAATGCCCAAAAAGGAGATTTATTAATATTTGAGAATCCAGAATCTCATTTACATCCCAAGGGACAAGTTATGTTGGGGAAATTAATATCGTATGCAGCAAATGATGGGGTTCAAATATTAGTAGAGTCTCACAGTGATCATATTTTTAATGGCATGAGAGTGGCTATTAAGGAAAAAAGGATATTGGCAAATAACTTTTCTGTATATTTCTTTTCTAGGGCAGAAGAAGGGCACTCAATATATATTGAAGAACCTTTAGTGGATAGCGATGGGCGTTTATCTTTTCAACCTAATGACTTTTTTGATGAGTATACTAAACAACTAAGTCTGTTGATACAAAAAGATTAA
- a CDS encoding sugar transferase has protein sequence MKRLFDMIASGCGLLVLSPLFFILAIWVKLDSKGPVFYRQVRVGYKNKDFRIFKFRSMRVGADKGSLVTIGGRDPRVTRSGYFIRKFKFDELPQLINVFLGDMSLVGPRPEVRHYVNYWTEEQMHVLDVKPGITDPASIKFRNENELMEKAENPEDYYINVIMQEKIKLYLEYVNNASFWYDIKLIFKTFKVIITER, from the coding sequence ATGAAAAGACTGTTTGATATGATTGCATCGGGCTGTGGACTTCTTGTTCTCAGTCCGTTGTTTTTTATTCTTGCTATTTGGGTGAAGTTGGATTCGAAAGGTCCCGTGTTCTACCGACAGGTGCGTGTGGGGTATAAGAACAAGGATTTCCGTATCTTCAAGTTCCGTTCGATGCGTGTGGGAGCTGATAAGGGAAGTCTGGTGACGATTGGCGGACGAGACCCACGGGTGACTCGTTCCGGCTACTTTATCCGTAAGTTTAAGTTTGACGAGCTGCCGCAACTCATCAATGTCTTTCTGGGTGACATGAGTCTGGTAGGTCCTCGCCCTGAGGTACGTCATTATGTGAACTATTGGACAGAGGAGCAAATGCATGTGCTTGACGTGAAACCGGGCATCACTGACCCCGCATCTATTAAGTTTCGTAATGAGAATGAGTTGATGGAAAAGGCTGAGAATCCGGAGGATTATTATATCAATGTTATCATGCAAGAAAAGATTAAGTTGTATTTAGAGTATGTGAACAATGCATCATTCTGGTATGATATAAAATTGATTTTTAAGACGTTTAAGGTGATTATAACAGAAAGATAA
- a CDS encoding DarT ssDNA thymidine ADP-ribosyltransferase family protein, whose product MVNREAYGECLRLAIYERIAKKMLLNWLKRILGITQTSSSSNENDGKRASLSKSLDKELDARKKTVQEEREQMKISSMDWYKISVPKPIERKLNSVYQAYKFGEVLNLKALKEERLKKEACELKILEDKTKTLLSEIETLIDRRKAEDAKNKLNKILDKIVKVKDLSIREKYQQLQFRLDKIVAELEKEKLARLAEERLRKEEEERKQKEAEEKARKEKEKKEREERERREAEAKRLADEVRRKEAAERKERQRLEALSSELKEDWQNILNVLQKNEIKYLYHFTDRSNIPLIKRYGGLLSWSYCEKHGIKIPRPGGGDLSRQPDVSRNLQDYVRLSFTREHPMKYIAKNDGRIKDPVNLIIDIKAACISSALYSNKNATIKREPVNIGSSIADLEQIHFNSVKVRTHFDLDDNERSFFQAEVMVKTFLSKEYIINLDKF is encoded by the coding sequence GTGGTGAACCGTGAAGCGTATGGTGAATGTCTGCGCCTTGCTATATATGAACGAATAGCTAAAAAAATGCTTCTAAATTGGTTAAAACGAATATTGGGCATAACGCAAACATCATCGTCATCAAACGAGAATGACGGTAAGAGAGCTTCATTGTCAAAATCGTTAGATAAAGAATTAGATGCTCGGAAGAAAACAGTACAGGAAGAAAGAGAACAGATGAAAATTTCTTCTATGGACTGGTACAAGATTTCCGTTCCTAAACCTATTGAAAGAAAGCTGAATTCAGTCTATCAAGCATACAAATTTGGTGAAGTGCTGAATCTGAAAGCACTGAAAGAAGAACGACTAAAAAAAGAGGCTTGTGAACTTAAGATTTTAGAAGATAAAACGAAGACTTTGCTTTCAGAGATAGAGACTTTGATTGATAGGAGGAAGGCGGAAGACGCAAAAAACAAGTTGAACAAAATCCTTGATAAAATTGTCAAAGTAAAAGATTTATCCATCCGAGAAAAATATCAGCAGCTTCAATTCCGTTTAGATAAGATTGTTGCAGAACTTGAAAAGGAGAAACTTGCACGTCTGGCAGAAGAAAGATTGCGTAAAGAGGAAGAAGAACGAAAGCAGAAAGAAGCGGAGGAAAAGGCAAGAAAAGAAAAAGAGAAAAAAGAAAGAGAAGAAAGGGAAAGGCGAGAAGCCGAAGCAAAACGACTTGCTGATGAAGTCCGCCGAAAAGAAGCAGCAGAACGAAAAGAAAGACAACGATTGGAAGCCTTGTCATCCGAATTAAAAGAGGATTGGCAAAATATATTGAATGTGCTGCAAAAGAATGAAATCAAGTACTTATACCATTTTACAGACAGAAGCAACATTCCACTAATTAAGAGGTATGGTGGTTTGCTTTCATGGTCTTATTGTGAAAAGCATGGCATAAAGATTCCACGACCTGGAGGTGGTGACTTAAGCCGTCAACCGGATGTAAGCAGAAATCTTCAAGATTATGTGCGACTAAGTTTTACAAGAGAGCATCCAATGAAATATATTGCAAAGAATGACGGAAGAATAAAAGACCCAGTTAATCTGATAATTGACATAAAGGCTGCCTGCATTTCAAGTGCATTATACTCCAATAAAAATGCAACCATAAAACGCGAACCTGTGAATATAGGAAGTTCTATCGCTGATTTGGAACAGATACATTTCAACTCGGTAAAAGTGCGAACACATTTTGATTTAGACGATAATGAACGTTCATTCTTCCAAGCAGAGGTAATGGTAAAAACATTCCTTTCTAAGGAATACATAATAAACTTAGACAAATTTTAG
- a CDS encoding Rpn family recombination-promoting nuclease/putative transposase produces the protein MGNFINPFTDVGFKKIFGQEITKDLLIDFLNGLLVNEKCITDITFLDKELLPEYMGDRGVIYDIYCTTENGEQLVVEMQNKQQTNFKERALFYLSHTIARQGERGIFWKFDLKAVYGVFFLNFSLPNGSHKLRTDVVLTDRDTHETFSDKLRFIFIELPSFNKEESECDTDFERWIYVLKNMETLKRMPFKARKSVFEKLEKIVDIASLSKEERMKYDESIKVFRDQLVTISFAKEEGRKEGMEEGMKKGMKRGIEKGMKKKSQEIARNLKELGVPAATISQASGLSLDEIERI, from the coding sequence ATGGGAAACTTTATCAATCCGTTTACGGATGTAGGATTTAAAAAAATATTCGGGCAGGAGATTACGAAAGACTTGTTGATCGATTTCTTAAACGGATTGCTTGTGAACGAGAAGTGTATCACCGACATAACCTTTCTGGACAAGGAATTGCTTCCGGAATACATGGGAGACAGAGGGGTTATCTATGACATTTATTGTACGACGGAAAACGGTGAACAACTGGTTGTCGAGATGCAGAACAAGCAGCAGACGAACTTCAAGGAGCGTGCCCTTTTTTACCTGTCCCATACCATTGCCCGTCAGGGAGAGCGGGGTATTTTCTGGAAGTTTGACTTGAAAGCGGTGTACGGCGTGTTTTTCTTGAACTTCAGCCTGCCCAACGGTTCCCACAAACTGCGTACGGATGTGGTATTGACCGACCGGGACACGCATGAGACATTCTCAGACAAGTTGCGCTTTATCTTTATCGAACTCCCTTCTTTCAACAAGGAGGAGTCGGAATGTGATACGGATTTTGAACGTTGGATTTATGTATTGAAGAACATGGAAACATTGAAAAGAATGCCTTTCAAGGCGCGGAAATCAGTCTTCGAGAAGTTGGAAAAGATTGTCGATATCGCTTCCCTGAGCAAAGAAGAACGCATGAAATACGATGAGAGCATCAAAGTGTTTCGTGACCAGCTGGTTACCATTTCGTTTGCGAAAGAGGAAGGTAGAAAAGAAGGCATGGAAGAAGGAATGAAGAAAGGGATGAAGAGAGGTATAGAGAAAGGCATGAAGAAAAAGAGCCAGGAAATAGCTCGTAATCTGAAGGAACTAGGTGTCCCTGCTGCCACTATCTCGCAAGCTTCCGGACTTTCCTTAGATGAAATTGAAAGAATCTGA
- a CDS encoding BT4734/BF3469 family protein — protein MQNNYRMSYFMPPIAPIKDKQGRLMTPPTLIPFCEVTIGQVFQMITGNENLKALTGQVRNAADIRTAKASLLPYVTPCGIFTRRNSKDFVSPSHLVIVDVDGLCSYQEAAEMRRMLYEDPLLQPVLTFISPSGLGVKAFVPCRYSSTTDDAPNITENMSWAMRYVETAYNTVTTVSSETKSKVDFSGKDLVRSCFLSYDPEALFRNK, from the coding sequence ATGCAAAACAATTACCGAATGTCTTATTTCATGCCCCCTATTGCTCCTATCAAAGACAAACAAGGCCGACTGATGACTCCTCCCACGCTTATCCCCTTCTGCGAAGTCACCATCGGACAAGTTTTTCAAATGATTACCGGCAACGAGAATCTCAAAGCCCTGACCGGACAAGTACGGAATGCCGCAGATATACGAACTGCCAAAGCATCATTGTTACCTTATGTGACCCCCTGCGGCATATTCACCCGCCGCAACAGCAAAGACTTCGTCTCCCCGTCTCACCTGGTGATAGTGGATGTGGACGGTCTCTGCTCCTATCAGGAAGCTGCGGAAATGCGCCGTATGCTATATGAAGATCCTCTCTTACAGCCTGTACTCACATTTATCAGTCCCAGCGGACTGGGTGTAAAGGCTTTTGTTCCTTGCCGTTATTCCTCCACCACAGATGATGCCCCCAATATCACAGAAAATATGAGTTGGGCGATGCGGTATGTAGAGACAGCGTACAATACGGTAACCACGGTCTCTTCCGAAACGAAATCCAAAGTTGATTTCTCCGGTAAAGACCTCGTGAGATCCTGTTTCCTCAGTTATGACCCGGAAGCATTATTCAGAAACAAGTAA
- a CDS encoding DUF3987 domain-containing protein: MTNIESIRRLTEAVEMAGADIAPTYLEYIQLSFAIATDCGEAGREFFHRLCRVSAKYQHVHAERVFSNALHTQRGEIHLGTAFHLAETAGVVISNVGTVGTVGTVPQFLTQARAYNKVKNERTSEETITEEKEELLSGSDPQHPLPTLPKANWPKLLQRIIKVAKSEIQRDVMLMGAFTALGACMSRHVRCLYGGKFYYPNLQYFVVAPSASGKGILSYLRLLVQPIHDEIRAEVAAQMKVYRKEKAEYDAMGKERSKIEIPQMPPNRMFLISGNNTGTGILQNIMDSEGTGLIFESEADTLSTAIGAEHGHWSDTLRKAFDHDFLSYNRRTNQEYRETKKVCLSLLMSGTPLQVKAFIPTTEDGGSSRQMYYYMYGINKWVSQFVDDETDWEEVFNVLGLEWKNQLDVIKKNGIHTLQLTREQKNEIDAVFSELFTRSSIANDREMYSFVARMAINLCRIMSEVAVLHALEHPTPYSFQPSSSSPFTPDKSIPSDNCQDGIVTRWNVSISAEDFHAVLNLAEPLYCHAMHILSFLPNSEVSHRPNADRDFLFQQLGQEFTRSELLEKAAALGINKSTAITWLKRLTRQGKLISVDGKGSYARACVCE; the protein is encoded by the coding sequence ATGACCAACATTGAATCAATCCGCCGGCTCACCGAAGCTGTCGAAATGGCAGGAGCAGACATCGCCCCCACTTATCTTGAGTATATACAATTGTCATTCGCCATCGCAACGGATTGCGGCGAAGCCGGACGTGAGTTTTTTCATCGCCTCTGTCGAGTATCCGCCAAGTATCAGCACGTACATGCCGAACGGGTATTCTCCAACGCACTCCACACACAACGTGGAGAAATACACCTGGGCACCGCCTTCCACCTGGCGGAAACAGCGGGAGTCGTAATCAGTAATGTAGGGACAGTGGGGACAGTAGGGACAGTCCCTCAATTTCTCACACAGGCGCGCGCATATAATAAGGTGAAAAATGAGAGAACAAGTGAAGAAACGATCACAGAAGAAAAAGAAGAACTGCTATCCGGCAGCGATCCGCAACACCCGTTGCCCACTCTGCCGAAAGCAAACTGGCCGAAACTTTTGCAGCGCATCATCAAAGTTGCGAAAAGTGAGATTCAACGCGACGTCATGCTGATGGGAGCATTCACCGCACTGGGAGCCTGCATGTCGCGCCACGTGCGATGTCTCTATGGAGGCAAATTTTATTATCCCAACCTCCAATATTTCGTTGTGGCACCTTCAGCTTCCGGTAAGGGCATCCTCTCTTACCTCCGTCTGCTCGTGCAACCCATCCACGATGAAATTCGAGCGGAAGTGGCAGCGCAAATGAAGGTCTACAGGAAAGAAAAGGCCGAATACGATGCGATGGGAAAAGAGCGGTCGAAAATAGAAATCCCGCAAATGCCCCCTAACAGGATGTTCCTTATTTCAGGCAATAACACCGGCACAGGCATCCTACAAAACATTATGGACTCCGAGGGTACAGGGCTTATCTTCGAGTCGGAAGCCGACACGCTGTCCACCGCCATCGGAGCAGAACACGGCCATTGGAGCGACACGCTGCGCAAAGCGTTCGACCACGACTTCTTGTCCTACAACCGCCGCACCAACCAAGAATATCGGGAAACGAAGAAAGTCTGCCTTTCGCTCCTGATGTCAGGTACCCCGCTCCAGGTAAAAGCCTTCATCCCGACAACGGAAGACGGAGGTTCCTCCCGCCAGATGTACTACTACATGTACGGAATCAACAAATGGGTAAGCCAGTTTGTAGACGACGAGACAGACTGGGAAGAGGTATTCAACGTGTTGGGACTGGAATGGAAAAATCAACTGGACGTAATAAAGAAGAATGGCATTCACACCTTACAGCTCACAAGAGAGCAGAAAAACGAAATCGATGCTGTCTTTTCAGAGTTGTTCACTCGTTCGAGCATAGCCAACGACAGAGAAATGTATAGCTTTGTGGCGCGTATGGCCATCAATTTGTGCAGGATCATGTCGGAAGTAGCCGTATTGCACGCTCTCGAACACCCGACACCCTACAGTTTCCAACCGTCCTCTTCCTCCCCCTTCACACCCGACAAGTCTATTCCTTCGGACAACTGTCAGGACGGCATTGTCACCCGCTGGAACGTATCCATCTCAGCAGAAGACTTCCACGCCGTACTAAATCTGGCGGAACCTCTCTACTGTCACGCCATGCACATCCTGTCGTTCCTCCCCAACTCGGAAGTCAGCCACCGCCCCAATGCCGACCGGGATTTCCTTTTCCAACAACTGGGCCAGGAATTTACCCGCTCGGAGTTACTGGAAAAAGCAGCTGCCCTGGGTATCAACAAAAGCACCGCCATCACTTGGCTGAAACGTCTCACCCGACAAGGCAAGTTAATCAGTGTAGACGGGAAAGGGTCTTACGCGCGTGCGTGTGTGTGTGAGTGA